The following proteins come from a genomic window of Paenibacillus sp. CAA11:
- a CDS encoding methyl-accepting chemotaxis protein: protein MKVNRKIRIDLRLKLYLIILIPLLVMGLLIMWATKTSSENSSLTTLQHNNQQLVENTAQLLGQESELIKKLNASSTEESAEYKHLRDELIKVNQQSGALYVYMYNHTPQGWIYTVDGAAWDDKNYSSYGDEMDFDPKIEARLLNGEVVTTGIVNDSTWGPMLSSFTPIKDSSGQVIGYLGIDISAKAVNQLSAETVADSYRMILPIFAVVLVLSLFMMLLVARGIVKQVREVKSSLEQIASGNLQVVSRHITKDQLGDISLLINQMVTQLTKIIVGIQQGSSSLQQSSQHIARTSQMNQRQTEELSRAIEEIASGAMKQAEETEQSVKHSEKLGQIMDEVGSYVNEFIDTSSRLSAVEVQVTREHENLLMKGRENARQVQQLQEISKSLTAESELAASISGQIHKILKQTQILSLNASIEAARAGEAGKGFAVVAGEMGELAKQSEHSIQEIDAILESFVQETHRMVSQFDENIEAVKDQEKQIADCLQAFGQVSRISAEVQQLAGRLENKTTDMHTIRQEVEHYLSYIASVTQETSAMTEEAAASAAEQKKAAEQLSDVSGQLAELSGKLKAYADQFQVES, encoded by the coding sequence ATGAAAGTCAATAGGAAGATCAGGATTGATTTAAGACTGAAATTGTACTTAATTATTCTAATTCCACTGCTAGTCATGGGATTACTAATAATGTGGGCGACAAAAACTTCTAGCGAAAACTCCTCTCTAACCACTTTACAGCACAATAATCAGCAATTGGTGGAGAATACTGCGCAGCTGCTTGGACAAGAATCAGAGCTAATCAAGAAGTTGAACGCCTCTTCTACTGAAGAAAGCGCTGAGTACAAACACCTTAGAGATGAACTGATTAAAGTGAATCAGCAATCCGGCGCACTGTATGTCTATATGTATAACCATACCCCTCAGGGTTGGATCTACACAGTAGATGGAGCTGCGTGGGATGACAAGAATTACAGCTCTTATGGGGATGAAATGGACTTTGATCCCAAGATTGAGGCTCGCTTATTAAACGGAGAAGTTGTTACCACAGGGATCGTCAATGACTCGACCTGGGGCCCGATGCTATCGTCATTTACCCCCATAAAGGATTCAAGCGGTCAAGTTATCGGTTATCTGGGCATTGATATTTCCGCTAAGGCCGTAAACCAGCTATCCGCCGAAACCGTAGCTGATTCCTACCGTATGATCCTTCCTATCTTTGCCGTAGTGCTTGTGCTCTCCTTGTTCATGATGCTGCTTGTGGCTAGAGGAATCGTGAAGCAGGTGCGCGAGGTGAAGTCAAGTCTGGAGCAGATTGCCAGCGGTAATCTGCAAGTGGTATCCAGACATATTACGAAGGATCAGCTGGGCGATATCAGCCTCTTGATTAATCAAATGGTCACCCAATTGACAAAGATCATCGTGGGAATTCAACAAGGATCAAGCTCCTTACAGCAATCTTCGCAACATATTGCTCGAACATCCCAAATGAACCAACGCCAGACCGAAGAGCTGTCCCGCGCAATTGAAGAGATTGCCAGCGGGGCCATGAAGCAGGCCGAGGAGACAGAGCAATCGGTCAAGCATTCCGAAAAACTCGGCCAAATCATGGATGAGGTCGGCTCCTATGTTAATGAGTTTATCGATACTTCAAGCCGGTTGTCTGCCGTTGAAGTTCAGGTTACCCGTGAACATGAGAACCTGCTTATGAAAGGACGAGAGAATGCCAGACAGGTTCAACAGCTCCAGGAGATATCCAAATCGCTAACCGCTGAATCCGAGCTGGCTGCATCAATCAGCGGGCAGATTCATAAGATTCTGAAACAAACCCAAATTCTGTCCCTTAATGCCTCCATTGAAGCAGCCAGAGCTGGTGAAGCAGGTAAAGGCTTCGCGGTGGTTGCTGGCGAAATGGGTGAGCTGGCTAAGCAGTCGGAGCATTCCATTCAAGAAATTGATGCAATTCTGGAGTCCTTTGTCCAGGAGACTCACCGTATGGTCAGTCAATTTGACGAGAATATTGAAGCCGTGAAGGATCAGGAGAAGCAGATTGCAGATTGCCTGCAGGCATTTGGACAGGTCAGCAGGATATCGGCCGAAGTGCAGCAACTGGCTGGTCGGCTGGAGAACAAAACTACGGACATGCACACCATCAGACAGGAAGTCGAGCATTATCTGAGCTATATTGCCTCAGTGACACAGGAGACCTCGGCAATGACAGAAGAAGCCGCAGCAAGTGCAGCAGAACAGAAAAAAGCGGCAGAACAGCTATCCGACGTCTCCGGCCAGCTTGCTGAGCTTTCCGGCAAGCTCAAGGCCTATGCCGACCAGTTCCAAGTAGAGAGCTAG